One region of Vitis vinifera cultivar Pinot Noir 40024 chromosome 1, ASM3070453v1 genomic DNA includes:
- the LOC100244793 gene encoding polyamine oxidase 1 has translation MGIRRTRLMLASLIVIMGTLLGCPGAATAKRAPTVIIVGAGMSGISAAKTLSDAGIKRILILEATNRIGGRMYKANFSGVSVELGANWVSGVGGPQVNPVWIMANKLRLKSFLSNFLNLSSNTYKPEGGVYEESVARKAFEVAEQVVEFGTKVSKDLAARKQPDISILTSQRLKNYFPKTPLEMVIDYYLCDFESAEPPRATSLLNSEPSSTYSNFGEDSYFVSDPRGYESVVHYVAQQFLTTNAAGQITDPRLQLKKVVTEISRSPRGVAVKTEDGLVHRADYVIVSVSLGVLQNDLIKFHPSLPQWKILALDQFNMAIYTKIFLKFPYKFWPSGNGTEFFLYAHEKRGYYPFWQHLEREFPGENVLLVTVTDDESRRLEQQSDSETKAEIMAVLRNMFGKQIPEATDILVPRWLSNRFFKGSYSNWPIGVSHHQFNQIKAPVGKVYFTGEHTSAAYYGYVHGAYFAGIDTAKLMTSCIKRGACSYNI, from the exons ATGGGGATAAGAAGAACAAGGTTAATGTTGGCTTCCCTGATTGTCATCATGGGAACTCTTTTGGGTTGCCCTGGTGCTGCAACCGCTAAAAGAGCTCCCACTGTTATCATTGTTGGAGCTGGCATGTCAG GGATTTCGGCTGCCAAAACATTGTCAGACGCTGGAATTAAGCGAATATTGATACTAGAAGCAACGAATAGGATAGGTGGACGCATGTACAAAGCAAACTTCTCGGGGGTGAGTGTGGAACTAGGGGCCAACTGGGTATCGGGAGTTGGGGGTCCACAAGTGAATCCCGTTTGGATTATGGCTAACAAGCTCCGACTCAAATCCTTCCTGTCTAATTTTCTGAACCTATCTTCCAACACCTATAAACCAGA GGGTGGAGTGTATGAGGAGTCAGTGGCAAGAAAGGCGTTTGAGGTGGCTGAGCAGGTGGTGGAATTTGGCACCAAGGTTTCCAAGGATTTAGCAGCACGCAAGCAACCAGATATTTCCATTTTGACATCTCAACGCCTCAAAAATTA TTTTCCCAAAACACCCCTTGAGATGGTCATTGACTACTACCTCTGTGATTTTGAGAGTGCGGAGCCACCAAGAGCCACAAGCTTGCTGAACTCTGAGCCATCTTCTACATACTCCAACTTCGGTGAGGATTCTTACTTTGTCTCAGATCCAAGGGGTTATGAGAGTGTTGTTCATTATGTAGCACAGCAGTTTCTCACCACAAATGCAGCTGGACAAATCACTGATCCTCGTCTTCAACTTAAAAAG GTGGTGACTGAAATAAGCCGTTCCCCAAGGGGTGTGGCTGTCAAGACAGAGGATGGCTTGGTGCACAGAGCCGACTATGTCATTGTCTCTGTCAGTCTTGGTGTCCTTCAGAACGATCTTATCAAATTTCATCCTTCCTTGCCG CAATGGAAGATCCTTGCTTTGGACCAGTTCAATATGGCTATCTATACCAAAATATTCCTCAAGTTTCCTTACAAGTTTTGGCCGAGTGGCAATGGCACAGAATTCTTCTTGTATGCTCATGAAAAGCGTGGTTACTACCCTTTTTGGCAG CATCTAGAAAGGGAGTTTCCGGGAGAGAATGTTCTTTTAGTAACAGTTACTGATGATGAATCAAGAAGATTGGAGCAGCAATCAGATTCTGAGACCAAGGCAGAGATCATGGCTGTCTTGAGAAACATGTTTGGGAAACAAATTCCAGAAGCTACAGATATATTAGTCCCTAGATGGTTGTCAAACAGATTCTTCAAAGGCAGTTACTCCAACTGGCCAATTGGAGTTAGTCATCACCAATTCAATCAGATAAAG GCACCAGTTGGAAAGGTTTATTTCACTGGCGAGCACACTAGCGCAGCCTACTATGGTTATGTTCATGGAGCCTACTTTGCAG GTATTGACACTGCAAAACTGATGACCAGCTGCATCAAGAGAGGAGCTTGCTCTTACaacatttga